The following coding sequences lie in one Acidobacteriota bacterium genomic window:
- a CDS encoding 3'-5' exonuclease encodes MIRLEEEPPAPLDRLEAILLGAPDGRMDLSAAAALCLKAASGALAGRVMAALASGDGRFVVGDGMVRLREKPPEPPLLLEEAEFAVVDFETNGLGGPERAIEIGVALFRGGREVGAFESLLQPDTGLSSFVTGLTGIREEDLRGAPRFESVWPPLESLLRGRVLTAHNLAFDRRILRMEAARLGSALPETAGEVCTLRLARAVLGRAESRGLDALALRFGLSFSARHRALDDARVAGRLLFRLIESARERWEVRTLEDLARIQGTRPKVRSRGAERCSP; translated from the coding sequence GTGATCCGGCTGGAGGAGGAACCGCCGGCGCCCCTCGATCGCCTGGAGGCGATCCTCCTCGGCGCCCCGGATGGCCGGATGGACCTGTCGGCGGCGGCGGCCCTCTGCCTGAAGGCCGCGTCGGGGGCCCTCGCCGGCCGGGTGATGGCGGCGCTGGCGTCGGGCGACGGGCGGTTCGTCGTGGGGGACGGGATGGTGAGGCTTCGCGAAAAGCCCCCCGAACCGCCCCTGCTCCTGGAGGAAGCCGAATTTGCGGTGGTGGATTTCGAGACCAACGGCCTGGGGGGACCGGAGCGGGCCATCGAGATCGGGGTGGCCCTCTTCCGCGGAGGCCGGGAGGTGGGGGCCTTCGAGAGCCTCCTCCAGCCCGATACGGGGCTCTCTTCTTTCGTGACGGGGCTTACGGGGATTCGAGAGGAGGACCTCCGGGGTGCGCCCCGTTTCGAATCCGTATGGCCGCCGCTCGAGTCCCTCCTCCGGGGCAGGGTGCTCACGGCCCACAACCTGGCCTTCGACCGCCGGATCCTCCGAATGGAAGCGGCGAGACTGGGCTCGGCCCTGCCGGAAACGGCCGGAGAGGTCTGCACCCTCCGTCTGGCGCGGGCCGTTCTGGGAAGGGCAGAGAGCCGCGGGCTGGACGCCCTGGCCCTGCGCTTCGGGCTCTCCTTCTCGGCGCGCCACAGGGCCCTGGACGACGCCCGGGTGGCGGGGCGCCTTCTCTTCCGGCTCATCGAGTCGGCGCGGGAGCGATGGGAGGTCCGGACCCTCGAAGACCTCGCCCGCATCCAGGGCACCCGGCCCAAAGTCAGGAGTCGGGGGGCTGAACGCTGCTCTCCGTAA
- a CDS encoding methyltransferase domain-containing protein, which produces MTRSVESPFSRLDEGDDAVFYARDRFVSHLDSRALIVLERLVGALLVEERPSVLDLMASWDSHIPPSVRPSRLAGIGLNPRELARNPLLTERHLLDLNRTPALPFEDDSFDAVLNCLSVDYLTRPEEIFRETARVLKPGGLFLVAFSNRYFPSKAVRVWRESSEEERIDYVRGLFASCPDFLEPAAFLARGLPRPARDRYAGLLESSDPVCALYAEKRGGTAGRERPRPESVVFDGPTAEEIRRRAGDAAASLTCPHCGHRLSRWAVPQTPFTEWDAEFLYICFNDACPYFARGWTTMARQGNRTCSYRFLLDPRNGSWMAIPVPSPSALRESIVPDEQPSRP; this is translated from the coding sequence ATGACCCGATCCGTTGAATCTCCTTTTTCGCGCCTCGACGAGGGGGACGACGCCGTCTTCTACGCGAGGGACCGGTTCGTTTCTCACCTGGATTCCCGCGCCCTCATCGTTCTCGAACGCCTCGTGGGAGCGCTCCTTGTGGAGGAACGCCCCTCGGTGCTGGACCTCATGGCCTCCTGGGACTCCCACATCCCCCCCTCCGTGCGTCCCTCCCGCCTCGCGGGCATCGGGCTCAACCCGCGGGAACTCGCCCGCAACCCCCTCCTCACCGAACGCCACCTGCTCGACCTCAACCGGACGCCCGCTCTCCCATTCGAGGACGACTCCTTCGACGCGGTCCTGAACTGCCTCTCCGTGGACTACCTCACCCGGCCCGAAGAGATCTTCCGCGAGACGGCCCGCGTCCTGAAGCCGGGCGGCCTCTTCCTCGTCGCCTTCTCCAACCGGTACTTCCCGTCCAAGGCCGTGAGGGTCTGGAGGGAGTCGTCCGAGGAAGAGCGCATCGATTACGTGCGGGGACTCTTCGCATCGTGTCCGGATTTCCTGGAGCCCGCTGCCTTCCTGGCCCGCGGACTCCCCCGCCCGGCTCGGGACCGCTACGCCGGCCTGCTGGAATCCAGCGACCCCGTGTGCGCCCTCTACGCGGAGAAACGTGGCGGGACGGCGGGCCGTGAGAGGCCGAGACCCGAATCCGTCGTATTCGATGGCCCCACGGCGGAGGAAATCCGCCGGCGCGCGGGGGACGCGGCGGCCTCCCTCACCTGCCCCCACTGCGGCCACCGCCTCAGCCGGTGGGCCGTCCCCCAGACCCCCTTCACCGAGTGGGACGCCGAATTTCTGTACATCTGTTTCAACGACGCCTGTCCCTACTTCGCCCGGGGCTGGACGACCATGGCCCGGCAGGGCAACCGTACCTGTTCCTACCGGTTCCTCCTCGACCCCCGGAACGGCTCGTGGATGGCCATTCCCGTGCCCTCTCCTTCCGCCCTCCGGGAGAGCATCGTCCCCGACGAGCAGCCCTCCAGGCCCTGA
- a CDS encoding response regulator gives MRVLVCDDNADILELVTFVLEGDGHEVEAVGNGRLLLESVKARRPDLILLDLRMPGFDGFDVLRALHGGGGTPPPVVAISAKTLEEDRRAALAAGASRYLLKPFGIGELLDTVRSFG, from the coding sequence ATGCGGGTCCTGGTCTGCGACGACAATGCCGACATCCTGGAGTTGGTGACCTTCGTCCTGGAGGGGGACGGACACGAGGTGGAGGCGGTGGGAAACGGTCGGCTCCTGCTGGAGAGCGTGAAGGCCCGCAGGCCCGATCTGATCTTGCTGGACCTCAGGATGCCCGGTTTCGACGGGTTTGACGTGCTGAGGGCGCTTCATGGGGGCGGTGGGACGCCTCCTCCCGTGGTGGCCATCTCCGCCAAGACCCTGGAGGAGGACCGCCGGGCGGCCCTCGCGGCCGGCGCGAGCCGCTATCTCCTCAAGCCCTTCGGTATCGGGGAACTCCTGGACACCGTCCGGTCCTTCGGCTAG